A single genomic interval of Vibrio gallicus harbors:
- the rpmC gene encoding 50S ribosomal protein L29 → MKAQELREKSVEELNAELMNLLREQFNLRMQAATGQLQQTHTLKAVRRDIARVKTVLTEKADV, encoded by the coding sequence ATGAAAGCACAAGAGTTACGCGAAAAAAGCGTTGAAGAGCTTAACGCTGAGCTAATGAATTTGCTACGTGAACAGTTTAACTTGCGTATGCAAGCTGCGACTGGTCAACTTCAGCAAACTCATACTCTGAAAGCTGTACGTCGTGATATCGCACGTGTTAAAACCGTTTTGACTGAGAAGGCAGACGTATAA
- the rpsQ gene encoding 30S ribosomal protein S17, which produces MSDKIRTSLGRVVSNKGDKSIVVAIERMVKHPIYGKFVKRTTKIHAHDENNECGLGDTVEILECRPLSKTKSWTLVKVVEKAKI; this is translated from the coding sequence ATGAGCGACAAAATCCGTACTTCACTTGGTCGTGTTGTTAGCAACAAGGGCGATAAGTCTATTGTTGTTGCTATCGAGCGCATGGTTAAACACCCAATTTACGGCAAGTTCGTAAAGCGTACGACTAAGATTCACGCACATGATGAAAACAACGAGTGTGGCCTAGGCGATACAGTTGAAATTTTAGAATGTCGTCCACTGTCTAAGACAAAATCTTGGACTTTGGTAAAAGTTGTTGAAAAAGCGAAAATCTAA
- the rplN gene encoding 50S ribosomal protein L14 gives MIQMQSTLDAADNSGARKVMCIKVLGGSHRRYAHIGDIIKVTVKEAIPRGKVKKGDVLKAVVVRTRKGVRRPDGSVIRFDRNACVLLNDTTEQPVGTRIFGPVTRELRNAKFMKIVSLAPEVL, from the coding sequence ATGATCCAAATGCAAAGTACACTTGACGCTGCAGATAACTCTGGTGCGCGCAAGGTAATGTGTATTAAGGTTCTGGGTGGCTCTCACCGTCGTTATGCACATATCGGTGACATCATCAAAGTTACAGTGAAGGAAGCAATTCCTCGCGGTAAAGTAAAAAAAGGTGATGTTCTGAAGGCGGTGGTTGTGCGCACCCGTAAAGGCGTACGTCGTCCAGACGGTTCTGTCATTCGCTTCGACCGTAATGCTTGCGTATTGTTGAACGACACTACTGAGCAACCAGTCGGCACTCGTATCTTTGGCCCAGTGACTCGTGAACTTCGTAATGCGAAATTCATGAAGATTGTATCACTGGCTCCAGAAGTACTATAA
- the rplX gene encoding 50S ribosomal protein L24, which translates to MAAKIRRNDEVIVLAGKDKGKKGKVTKVLTTGKVIVEGINLVKKHQKPVPAMGVQGGIVEQEAAIDASNIAIYNAATGKADRIGFRFEDGKKVRFFKSNGEIVSN; encoded by the coding sequence ATGGCAGCTAAAATCCGTCGTAATGACGAAGTAATCGTTCTTGCTGGAAAAGATAAAGGCAAGAAAGGTAAAGTAACTAAGGTTCTGACAACTGGTAAAGTTATCGTTGAAGGTATCAACCTTGTTAAGAAACATCAGAAGCCTGTACCGGCAATGGGTGTTCAAGGTGGTATCGTAGAGCAAGAAGCAGCAATTGATGCTTCAAACATTGCAATCTACAACGCAGCTACTGGCAAAGCAGACCGCATCGGTTTCCGTTTTGAAGATGGCAAGAAAGTTCGTTTCTTCAAGTCTAATGGCGAAATCGTTTCTAACTAA
- the rplE gene encoding 50S ribosomal protein L5 yields the protein MAKLHDYYKSSVVAELTKEFSYSSVMQVPRIEKITLNMGVGEAINDKKLLENAAADMATISGQKPLITKARKSVAGFKIREGYPIGCKVTLRGERMWDFFERLISIALPRVRDFRGVSAKSFDGRGNYSMGVREQIIFPEIDFDKVDRVRGLDITITTSAGTDAEGRALLAAFNFPFRK from the coding sequence ATGGCGAAACTGCATGATTACTACAAGTCGTCTGTAGTTGCTGAACTGACCAAAGAGTTCAGCTACTCAAGCGTCATGCAAGTCCCTAGAATCGAGAAAATCACCCTTAACATGGGTGTTGGTGAAGCAATCAACGATAAGAAACTTCTAGAGAACGCAGCAGCTGATATGGCGACCATTTCTGGTCAAAAGCCACTTATCACTAAAGCGCGTAAATCTGTTGCAGGTTTTAAAATCCGTGAAGGCTACCCTATCGGTTGTAAAGTGACCTTGCGTGGCGAACGCATGTGGGACTTCTTTGAGCGTTTGATTTCAATCGCTCTACCACGTGTACGTGACTTCCGTGGCGTTAGCGCTAAGTCTTTTGACGGACGCGGTAACTACAGCATGGGCGTTCGCGAGCAAATCATCTTTCCGGAAATCGACTTTGATAAAGTTGATCGTGTACGTGGTCTTGATATTACTATCACGACTTCAGCGGGCACAGATGCGGAAGGCCGAGCTCTGCTGGCTGCCTTTAACTTCCCATTCCGTAAGTAG
- the rpsN gene encoding 30S ribosomal protein S14, with amino-acid sequence MAKESMKAREAKRAKLVAKFAEKRLELKNIISDVNASEEDRWDAVLKLQSLPRDSSASRQRNRCNQTGRPHGYLRKFGLSRIKVREACMKGEIPGLRKASW; translated from the coding sequence ATGGCTAAAGAATCTATGAAGGCACGCGAAGCTAAGCGTGCAAAACTAGTAGCTAAATTCGCTGAAAAGCGTCTAGAGCTAAAAAACATCATCAGCGATGTGAACGCATCAGAAGAAGATCGTTGGGATGCAGTGCTTAAACTGCAATCTCTTCCACGTGATTCAAGTGCATCACGTCAGCGTAACCGTTGCAACCAAACTGGTCGCCCACACGGTTACCTACGTAAATTCGGTTTAAGCCGTATCAAAGTTCGTGAAGCTTGCATGAAAGGCGAGATTCCTGGACTTCGTAAGGCTAGCTGGTAA
- the rpsH gene encoding 30S ribosomal protein S8, producing MSMQDPISDMLTRLRNGQAANKVAVKMPSSKLKVAVATLLKNEGYIVDFAVEGEAKPELEVTLKYFQAKPVIEQIQRVSRPGLRVYKNKDSLPSVMGGLGIAVVSTSKGLMTDRAARKAGLGGEIICYVA from the coding sequence ATGAGCATGCAAGATCCGATTTCGGATATGCTGACCCGTCTTCGTAACGGTCAGGCAGCAAACAAAGTTGCTGTAAAAATGCCTTCTTCAAAGCTTAAAGTTGCAGTTGCTACTTTGCTGAAAAACGAAGGTTACATCGTTGATTTCGCTGTTGAAGGCGAAGCAAAACCAGAGCTAGAAGTTACTCTTAAGTACTTCCAAGCTAAACCAGTAATCGAGCAAATCCAACGTGTTTCTCGTCCAGGTCTGCGTGTCTATAAAAATAAAGACAGCCTTCCTTCTGTGATGGGTGGTTTGGGTATTGCTGTAGTGTCCACTTCCAAAGGTCTTATGACAGACCGAGCTGCTCGCAAGGCAGGTCTTGGTGGTGAGATCATCTGCTACGTAGCTTAA
- the rplF gene encoding 50S ribosomal protein L6 — protein MSRVAKAPVSIPAGVEVKLNGQEVTVKGPKGELSRVLNGAVEVSQEDNTIVFAPREGIAKANAQAGTARALVNNMVVGVTEGFTKKLTLKGVGYRAAVKGNAVSLTLGFSHPVEHEVPAGIKAECPTQTEIVLTGADKQLVGQVAADIRSYREPEPYKGKGVRYADEFVRTKEAKKK, from the coding sequence ATGTCTCGTGTTGCTAAGGCACCTGTCTCTATTCCAGCAGGCGTAGAGGTGAAACTTAACGGTCAAGAAGTGACTGTTAAAGGCCCTAAAGGTGAACTTTCTCGTGTGCTTAACGGCGCAGTAGAAGTTTCACAGGAAGATAACACTATTGTTTTCGCTCCACGCGAAGGTATCGCTAAAGCTAACGCTCAAGCTGGTACTGCACGTGCTCTTGTGAATAACATGGTTGTTGGTGTTACTGAAGGCTTTACAAAGAAACTTACCCTTAAGGGTGTTGGTTACCGTGCTGCTGTTAAAGGCAATGCAGTAAGTCTAACTCTAGGTTTCTCTCACCCAGTTGAGCACGAAGTGCCAGCGGGTATTAAAGCGGAATGTCCAACTCAAACTGAGATTGTACTAACTGGTGCTGATAAGCAACTAGTTGGTCAGGTTGCAGCTGACATTCGTTCTTACCGTGAACCTGAGCCTTATAAAGGCAAAGGTGTTCGTTACGCAGATGAATTTGTGCGTACCAAAGAAGCTAAGAAGAAGTAA
- the rplR gene encoding 50S ribosomal protein L18: protein MDKKASRIRRATRARRKIAELRVNRLVVHRTPRHVYAQVIAPNGSEVIAAASTVEKAIREQVKNTGNVDAAKAVGKAVAERALEKGIEAVAFDRSGFQYHGRVAALAESAREAGLKF, encoded by the coding sequence ATGGATAAGAAAGCATCTCGCATCCGTCGTGCTACACGTGCACGTCGTAAGATTGCTGAACTTCGTGTAAACCGTCTTGTAGTACATCGTACTCCACGTCACGTTTACGCACAGGTTATTGCACCAAACGGCTCTGAGGTTATCGCAGCTGCTTCTACTGTAGAAAAAGCGATCCGTGAGCAAGTTAAGAATACTGGTAACGTAGACGCAGCTAAGGCAGTTGGTAAAGCTGTTGCTGAGCGTGCTCTTGAAAAAGGCATCGAAGCTGTTGCGTTTGATCGTTCTGGTTTCCAATACCACGGTCGAGTGGCGGCGCTAGCAGAATCTGCTCGCGAAGCTGGTCTGAAATTCTAA
- the rpsE gene encoding 30S ribosomal protein S5 — MAKEQQQASDLAEKLIAVNRVSKTVKGGRIFSFTALTVVGDGNGRVGFGYGKAREVPAAIQKAMEKARRNMVTIALNEGTLHHAVKGRHTGSKVYMQPAAEGTGIIAGGAMRAVLEVIGVRNVLAKAYGSTNPINIVRATIDGLSGMKSPEMVAAKRGLTVENISE; from the coding sequence ATGGCTAAAGAACAACAACAAGCTTCAGATTTGGCAGAAAAGCTAATCGCTGTTAACCGTGTTTCTAAAACGGTTAAAGGTGGTCGAATCTTTAGTTTTACTGCACTAACAGTAGTTGGTGACGGTAATGGTCGTGTAGGTTTCGGTTACGGCAAAGCTCGTGAAGTACCTGCTGCGATTCAAAAAGCAATGGAAAAAGCACGTCGTAACATGGTTACTATCGCGCTTAACGAAGGTACTCTTCACCACGCGGTGAAAGGTCGTCATACTGGCTCTAAAGTTTACATGCAGCCAGCAGCGGAAGGTACAGGTATCATCGCCGGTGGTGCGATGCGTGCAGTACTTGAAGTTATAGGTGTACGTAACGTACTTGCGAAAGCATACGGTTCTACAAACCCTATTAACATCGTTCGCGCGACTATCGATGGTTTGAGTGGCATGAAATCTCCTGAGATGGTGGCTGCTAAACGTGGTCTAACTGTTGAAAATATTTCGGAGTAA
- the rpmD gene encoding 50S ribosomal protein L30 yields the protein MATIKVTQTKSSIGRLPKHKLCLRGLGLRRINHTVELEDTPAVRGMINKVYYMVKVEE from the coding sequence ATGGCTACTATTAAAGTAACTCAAACTAAAAGCTCAATCGGTCGTCTACCTAAGCACAAATTGTGCCTACGTGGTCTTGGCCTTCGTCGCATCAACCACACAGTAGAACTTGAAGACACGCCTGCAGTACGCGGCATGATCAACAAGGTTTACTACATGGTTAAAGTTGAGGAGTAA
- the rplO gene encoding 50S ribosomal protein L15 has protein sequence MRLNTLSPAAGSKPSKKRVGRGIGSGLGKTGGRGHKGQKSRSGGKVRVGFEGGQMPLKQRLPKFGFTSRKSLVTAEVRLAELAKVSSDVVDLNSLKAANVITKNIEFVKVVLSGEINKAVTVKGLRVTKGAKAAIEAAGGKIEE, from the coding sequence ATGCGTTTGAATACTCTATCACCGGCTGCGGGTTCTAAGCCTTCTAAGAAGCGCGTAGGCCGTGGTATCGGTTCAGGCCTGGGTAAAACCGGTGGCCGTGGCCATAAAGGTCAGAAATCACGCTCGGGCGGTAAAGTTCGTGTAGGTTTTGAAGGTGGTCAAATGCCTTTGAAACAGCGTTTACCTAAATTCGGTTTCACTTCTCGTAAGAGCCTAGTGACTGCTGAAGTTCGTCTAGCTGAGCTAGCGAAGGTATCAAGTGACGTTGTAGATCTTAACAGCCTTAAAGCTGCTAACGTGATCACTAAGAACATCGAGTTTGTAAAAGTTGTTCTATCTGGTGAGATCAATAAAGCAGTGACTGTTAAAGGTCTTCGCGTAACTAAAGGCGCTAAAGCTGCAATCGAAGCTGCCGGCGGTAAAATCGAAGAATAA
- the secY gene encoding preprotein translocase subunit SecY, whose translation MAKKPGQDFSSAKSGTAELKSRLLFVIGALLVFRAGSFVPIPGIDAAVLAQLLDQQQGTIVEMFNMFSGGALSRASILALGIMPYISASIVVQLLTVVHPALAELKKEGEAGRRKISQYTRYGTLVLATFQAIGIATGLPNMVDNLVVINQTMFTLIATVSLVTGTMFLMWLGEQITERGIGNGISLIIFAGIVAGLPRAIGQTIEQARQGELHVLLLLLIAVVAFAVIYFVVFMERGQRRIVVNYAKRQQGRKVFAAQSSHLPLKINMAGVIPAIFASSIILFPGTLAQWFGQNGESATFGWLTDVSLALSPGQPLYVMLYAAAIIFFCFFYTALVFNPRETADNLKKSGAFVPGIRPGEQTARYIDKVMTRLTLAGALYITFICLIPEFMMVAWNVRFYFGGTSLLIVVVVIMDFMAQVQTHLMSQQYDSVLKKANLKGYGR comes from the coding sequence ATGGCTAAAAAACCAGGACAAGATTTTAGTAGTGCAAAAAGTGGCACGGCTGAATTGAAATCACGCTTACTATTCGTAATAGGCGCGTTATTAGTATTTCGTGCGGGCTCTTTTGTTCCGATTCCTGGTATTGACGCAGCTGTCCTTGCCCAATTGCTGGATCAGCAGCAGGGCACCATCGTAGAAATGTTTAACATGTTCTCAGGTGGTGCGCTATCGCGTGCATCTATCTTGGCCCTTGGTATCATGCCGTATATTTCGGCATCTATTGTGGTCCAATTGCTAACCGTTGTTCATCCCGCTCTTGCAGAGCTTAAAAAAGAGGGTGAAGCTGGCCGTCGTAAGATAAGTCAGTATACGCGTTACGGCACGCTGGTACTTGCAACATTCCAAGCTATCGGTATTGCAACAGGTTTACCGAATATGGTCGACAATCTGGTTGTTATCAACCAAACCATGTTCACCCTAATTGCTACCGTGAGTTTAGTAACCGGCACCATGTTTTTGATGTGGTTAGGTGAACAAATTACAGAGCGCGGAATTGGTAACGGTATATCGTTAATCATATTTGCAGGTATTGTTGCTGGTTTGCCTCGAGCAATTGGTCAAACAATTGAACAAGCGCGTCAAGGTGAATTGCACGTTCTTCTTCTATTATTGATTGCAGTGGTAGCTTTTGCTGTTATCTACTTTGTTGTGTTCATGGAGCGTGGTCAACGTCGTATCGTCGTTAACTATGCGAAACGCCAACAAGGTCGTAAGGTATTTGCTGCGCAGAGTTCTCACTTGCCGTTGAAAATCAACATGGCTGGTGTTATCCCTGCGATTTTTGCATCGAGCATTATTTTGTTCCCTGGAACATTAGCTCAGTGGTTTGGTCAGAATGGTGAGAGTGCTACATTCGGTTGGTTAACTGATGTTTCACTTGCTTTAAGCCCTGGTCAGCCTCTGTATGTTATGCTTTATGCAGCCGCAATCATATTTTTCTGCTTCTTCTACACGGCGTTGGTATTCAACCCGCGTGAAACAGCAGATAATTTGAAGAAGTCTGGTGCTTTCGTACCCGGCATCCGCCCAGGAGAGCAGACAGCTAGATACATCGATAAAGTAATGACTAGACTTACCCTTGCAGGTGCTCTATATATTACCTTTATCTGTCTGATTCCCGAGTTCATGATGGTAGCGTGGAACGTACGTTTCTACTTCGGCGGTACCTCCCTACTCATCGTAGTAGTGGTAATCATGGACTTTATGGCACAGGTACAGACTCATCTGATGTCTCAACAGTATGATTCTGTGTTGAAGAAAGCAAATCTGAAGGGTTACGGCCGTTAA
- the rpmJ gene encoding 50S ribosomal protein L36, protein MKVRASVKKICRNCKIIKRNGVVRVICSEPKHKQRQG, encoded by the coding sequence ATGAAAGTTCGTGCTTCCGTTAAAAAAATCTGTCGTAACTGCAAAATCATCAAACGCAACGGTGTTGTGCGCGTGATTTGTAGTGAGCCAAAGCATAAACAGCGCCAAGGCTAA
- the rpsM gene encoding 30S ribosomal protein S13 — protein MARIAGINIPDQKHAVIALTAIYGIGKTRAQAILAEVGIAENVKISELTEQQINQLRDGVAKYTVEGDLRREVSMNIKRLMDLGCYRGLRHRRSLPLRGQRTKTNARTRKGPRKPIKK, from the coding sequence GTGGCCCGTATAGCAGGCATTAACATTCCTGATCAAAAACATGCTGTAATCGCACTTACTGCGATCTACGGCATCGGTAAAACCCGCGCTCAAGCTATTTTAGCTGAAGTGGGTATTGCTGAAAATGTTAAGATCAGTGAACTAACAGAACAGCAGATCAATCAGCTGCGTGATGGTGTTGCAAAATACACTGTAGAAGGTGATCTTCGTCGTGAAGTCTCAATGAACATCAAGCGTCTCATGGACCTTGGTTGTTACCGCGGTCTTCGTCATCGTCGCAGTCTACCTCTTCGTGGGCAGCGTACTAAAACCAATGCTCGCACCCGCAAGGGTCCGCGTAAGCCGATCAAGAAATAG
- the rpsK gene encoding 30S ribosomal protein S11: MAKQPTRARKRVRKQVADGVAHIHASFNNTIVTITDRQGNALAWATAGGSGFRGSRKSTPFAAQVAAERAGEMAKEYGLKNLEVMVKGPGPGRESTIRALNAAGYRITNIVDATPIPHNGCRPPKKRRV; this comes from the coding sequence ATGGCAAAACAACCAACTCGCGCACGTAAACGCGTCCGCAAGCAAGTAGCTGATGGCGTAGCGCACATTCATGCTTCTTTTAACAACACAATCGTGACCATTACTGACCGTCAAGGTAACGCACTAGCTTGGGCTACTGCAGGTGGTTCAGGTTTCCGTGGTTCTCGTAAGTCAACTCCGTTCGCAGCTCAGGTTGCAGCAGAGCGCGCTGGCGAAATGGCTAAAGAATATGGCCTTAAGAACTTGGAAGTTATGGTTAAGGGCCCAGGTCCTGGTCGTGAGTCAACTATCCGTGCATTGAATGCAGCAGGATATCGCATCACCAACATCGTTGATGCAACTCCGATCCCTCATAACGGTTGTCGTCCACCTAAGAAACGTCGCGTTTAA
- the rpsD gene encoding 30S ribosomal protein S4: MARYLGPKLKLSRREGTDLFLKSGIRAIDTKCKIDNAPGVHGARRGRLSEYGVQLREKQKVRRTYGVLEKQFRNYYKEAARLKGNTGENLLQLLEGRLDNVVYRMGFGATRAEARQLVSHKAILVNGKVVNVPSFKVAANDVVSIREKAKTQSRIKAALEVAGQREKPTWIEVDGSKMEGTFKRLPERSDLSADINEHLIVELYSK; encoded by the coding sequence ATGGCAAGATATTTGGGTCCTAAGCTGAAGCTTAGCCGTCGCGAAGGTACTGATTTATTCCTTAAATCAGGCATCCGTGCGATCGATACCAAGTGTAAAATCGATAACGCTCCAGGTGTACACGGCGCTCGTCGCGGTCGTCTATCTGAATATGGCGTTCAGCTTCGTGAGAAGCAAAAAGTTCGTCGTACATATGGCGTTCTAGAAAAACAATTCCGTAACTACTACAAAGAAGCTGCACGCCTTAAAGGCAACACAGGTGAAAACCTGCTTCAGCTTCTTGAAGGTCGTCTTGATAACGTAGTTTACCGCATGGGCTTTGGCGCAACTCGCGCAGAAGCACGCCAGCTAGTTAGCCATAAAGCTATCCTAGTTAACGGTAAAGTTGTAAACGTTCCTTCATTCAAAGTAGCGGCTAACGACGTTGTTTCTATTCGTGAGAAAGCTAAAACGCAATCTCGCATTAAAGCGGCTCTAGAAGTTGCTGGACAACGCGAAAAACCAACTTGGATTGAAGTAGATGGCAGCAAAATGGAAGGTACGTTCAAACGTTTACCAGAACGTTCTGATCTATCAGCTGACATCAACGAACACCTGATCGTCGAACTTTACTCTAAGTAA
- a CDS encoding DNA-directed RNA polymerase subunit alpha: MQGSVTEFLKPRLVDIEQINTTHAKVTLEPLERGFGHTLGNALRRILLSSMPGCAVTEVEIEGVLHEYSTKEGVQEDILEILLNLKGLAVRVAEGKDEVFITLNKSGSGPVVAGDITHDGDVEIANPEHVICHLTDDNAEIAMRIKVERGRGYVPASARIHTEEDERPIGRLLVDATYSPVDKIAYSVEAARVEQRTDLDKLVIDMETNGTLEPEEAIRRAATILAEQLDAFVDLRDVRVPEKEEEKPEFDPILLRPVDDLELTVRSANCLKAEAIHYIGDLVQRTEVELLKTPNLGKKSLTEIKDVLASRGLSLGMRLENWPPASIAED, from the coding sequence ATGCAGGGTTCTGTAACAGAATTTCTTAAGCCACGTCTAGTTGATATCGAACAGATCAACACGACACACGCAAAAGTAACTCTTGAGCCATTAGAGCGTGGTTTCGGTCACACTCTTGGTAATGCACTTCGCCGTATTCTTCTATCTTCTATGCCGGGTTGTGCCGTAACAGAAGTAGAGATTGAAGGCGTACTTCACGAATACAGTACTAAAGAAGGCGTTCAAGAAGACATTCTTGAAATCCTACTTAACCTGAAAGGGTTAGCTGTGCGCGTTGCCGAAGGCAAAGATGAAGTGTTTATTACACTTAACAAATCAGGCTCAGGCCCTGTGGTTGCAGGTGACATCACCCATGATGGTGATGTAGAGATCGCTAACCCAGAACACGTTATCTGTCATCTTACTGATGACAATGCAGAGATCGCTATGCGTATCAAAGTAGAACGTGGTCGTGGTTATGTTCCAGCTTCAGCTCGTATTCATACTGAAGAAGACGAGCGTCCAATCGGTCGCCTACTAGTCGACGCTACTTACAGCCCAGTAGACAAAATTGCCTACAGTGTTGAAGCAGCTCGTGTAGAACAGCGTACTGACTTGGATAAATTGGTTATCGATATGGAAACCAATGGCACTCTTGAACCGGAAGAAGCTATCCGTCGTGCAGCAACTATTCTTGCTGAACAATTGGATGCGTTCGTAGATCTTCGTGATGTACGAGTTCCAGAGAAAGAGGAAGAGAAGCCGGAGTTCGATCCTATCCTACTTCGTCCTGTAGACGATCTTGAGCTAACAGTTCGCTCTGCTAACTGTTTAAAAGCAGAAGCGATTCACTACATCGGTGATCTTGTACAGCGTACCGAGGTGGAGCTTCTTAAAACTCCGAACCTTGGCAAGAAGTCTCTAACAGAGATTAAAGACGTACTTGCATCTCGCGGTCTGTCTCTAGGTATGCGCCTAGAAAACTGGCCACCAGCATCTATCGCTGAAGATTAA
- the rplQ gene encoding 50S ribosomal protein L17 codes for MRHRKSGRQLNRNSSHRKAMFSNMASSLVRHEVIKTTLPKAKELRRVVEPLITLAKTDSVANRRLAFARTRDNEVVAKLFNELGPRFATRQGGYTRILKAGFRAGDKAPMAYIELVDRPAAEEAAE; via the coding sequence ATGCGCCATCGTAAGAGTGGTCGTCAACTCAACCGCAACAGCTCACATCGCAAAGCGATGTTCAGCAATATGGCTAGCTCTCTTGTACGTCATGAAGTTATCAAGACTACATTACCAAAAGCAAAAGAGCTACGTCGCGTAGTTGAGCCTTTGATTACATTAGCTAAGACAGACAGTGTTGCTAACCGTCGTCTAGCATTTGCTCGCACTCGTGATAACGAAGTTGTGGCAAAACTATTTAACGAACTAGGTCCACGTTTCGCTACCCGTCAGGGTGGTTACACACGTATCCTAAAAGCTGGCTTCCGTGCTGGCGACAAAGCTCCAATGGCTTACATTGAGCTTGTTGATCGCCCAGCTGCTGAAGAAGCTGCTGAGTAA
- a CDS encoding DUF2780 domain-containing protein — MKLWIVPLLATIAFSTPSYALFGLFDSDDDEKKTDVSALAGSINDQLSTTQNSPLTDLLTEQLDVTPTQAAGGAGALLSLAQSQLSNGQSSELGSLIPGLNSFTSSTGLASMITNMDSVKSTFEKLGIDPSLVSQFAPVIMQYLTSQGASSGLLGSLGSLWG; from the coding sequence ATGAAACTATGGATTGTTCCACTGCTCGCTACCATAGCATTTAGCACCCCAAGTTATGCACTATTCGGTTTGTTTGACTCAGATGATGATGAAAAGAAAACCGATGTATCAGCGCTAGCTGGCTCTATTAACGACCAGCTTAGTACGACCCAAAACTCACCTTTAACCGATTTGTTGACTGAACAACTAGATGTTACTCCGACCCAAGCCGCTGGAGGGGCGGGTGCATTACTTTCTTTAGCTCAATCTCAGCTATCAAACGGTCAGTCGAGTGAATTAGGATCGTTAATTCCGGGCCTAAATAGCTTCACCTCTTCTACTGGGCTTGCATCTATGATTACCAATATGGATTCAGTTAAGAGTACCTTTGAAAAGCTAGGGATTGACCCATCATTGGTGTCTCAGTTCGCACCGGTGATTATGCAGTATCTTACTTCACAAGGAGCAAGTAGTGGCTTACTGGGATCTTTAGGAAGTTTGTGGGGGTAG